Proteins encoded together in one Telopea speciosissima isolate NSW1024214 ecotype Mountain lineage chromosome 4, Tspe_v1, whole genome shotgun sequence window:
- the LOC122658914 gene encoding caffeic acid 3-O-methyltransferase-like, with protein sequence MDSNQNQIKATMGQQQQQYEDEEACLYAMQLASSSVLPMVLRCVVELGILEIINKAGPGAEVSPSEISSQLATHNPDAPVMIDRALRLLASYSVLTCSLKRHEDGRIERLYGQAPICKLFLKNEEMGSLDKLMLMHQDKVLMQGWFHMKEAILEGGIPFNKAFGMSAFEYQGVDQRYNMLFNEAMKGQTIITMNKLLQTYKGFEGLNSVVDVGGGFAIALKMITSKYPSIKGINFDLPYVVAEAPSHPGVEHVGGNMFESVPKGDAIFMKLILHDWSDEHCLTILKNCYEALPDGGKVIIVDAILSEAAETNRIARAGYQIDNLMMMANPGGKERTEKEFQDLAKGAGFRICQVICPLINLCAVEYVK encoded by the exons ATGGATTCAAACCAGAACCAGATCAAAGCCACCATGggacagcagcagcagcaatatGAGGATGAGGAAGCTTGTTTATATGCAATGCAATTGGCAAGCTCTTCGGTCCTTCCCATGGTTTTGAGATGCGTTGTCGAGCTCGGAATTCTCGAGATCATCAACAAAGCTGGTCCAGGAGCAGAAGTCTCACCTTCTGAGATTTCTTCTCAGCTTGCCACACACAACCCAGATGCCCCCGTTATGATTGATCGTGCCCTTCGACTCTTAGCCAGTTATTCAGTTCTCACTTGTTCACTGAAGAGACATGAGGATGGCCGGATTGAGAGGCTCTATGGGCAGGCCCCGATCTGCAAGCTATTCCTTaaaaatgaagagatgggatcgTTGGATAAGTTGATGCTTATGCACCAAGACAAGGTCCTCATGCAGGGCTG GTTTCATATGAAAGAGGCAATTCTTGAAGGTGGAATTCCATTTAACAAGGCATTTGGAATGTCAGCATTTGAGTATCAAGGAGTCGACCAGAGATATAACATGCTTTTCAATGAGGCAATGAAAGGCCAAACCATCATAACTATGAACAAACTTCTTCAGACATACAAAGGGTTTGAGGGCCTAAATTCAGTGGTCGATGTTGGTGGCGGATTTGCAATTGCCCTTAAAATGATCACTTCTAAGTACCCATCAATCAAGGGTATTAACTTTGATTTGCCTTATGTTGTTGCAGAAGCACCATCCCATCCTG GTGTGGAGCATGTTGGAGGTAACATGTTTGAAAGTGTTCCAAAAGGGGATGCCATTTTTATGAAA TTGATATTGCATGACTGGAGTGATGAACATTGTTTGACAATTTTGAAGAACTGCTATGAAGCATTACCAGATGGTGGAAAGGTGATCATCGTTGATGCTATTCTTTCAGAAGCTGCCGAAACTAACCGTATAGCTCGAGCTGGATATCAAATTGACAATTTAATGATGATGGCAAATCctggaggaaaagaaagaactgAGAAAGAGTTTCAAGACCTTGCCAAGGGAGCTGGTTTTCGTATTTGTCAAGTGATTTGCCCTTTAATTAACCTTTGTGCTGTCGAATATGTAAAGTAA